The Nitrospira tepida genome includes a window with the following:
- a CDS encoding LemA family protein: MRGRSSTGILAVALAMLLSLVMGCGYNDLQGLDEETKAAWSEVVNQYQRRADLIPNLVATVKGYAAHEKETLESVVSARAKATSIQVSPQTLSDPAAFEQFQQAQAGVSSALGRLIAIAENYPNLKADQNFRDLQAQLEGTENRIAVARKRYIDKVAEYNKGVRFFPTNLTAKYLLHLDERPNFTVADEQAVAKPPEVKF, translated from the coding sequence ATGAGAGGGAGATCGTCAACCGGTATCTTGGCCGTCGCGCTGGCAATGTTGCTCAGCCTGGTCATGGGATGCGGCTATAACGACCTGCAGGGGTTGGATGAAGAAACGAAGGCGGCTTGGAGCGAGGTGGTGAACCAATATCAGCGTCGGGCGGACCTGATTCCCAACTTGGTGGCGACGGTCAAGGGGTATGCCGCGCACGAAAAGGAGACGCTGGAAAGCGTGGTCTCGGCGCGCGCCAAGGCGACCAGCATTCAGGTTTCCCCACAGACCTTAAGTGATCCAGCCGCCTTCGAACAGTTCCAACAGGCACAAGCCGGCGTCTCGTCGGCCTTGGGCCGGTTGATTGCGATTGCAGAAAATTATCCGAACCTGAAGGCCGATCAGAATTTCCGTGATCTGCAGGCGCAGCTTGAAGGCACGGAGAATCGAATTGCCGTGGCCCGCAAACGTTATATCGACAAGGTCGCCGAGTACAACAAGGGCGTGCGGTTCTTTCCCACCAATTTGACGGCGAAGTATCTCCTTCATCTGGACGAGCGGCCCAACTTCACGGTTGCCGATGAACAGGCCGTCGCCAAGCCGCCGGAGGTGAAATTCTAA
- the lnt gene encoding apolipoprotein N-acyltransferase, which yields MTERLALQVLLAGASGLLLPFCFPDQHLFQLAWVALIPLHLAVERAKPKRAFFVSWFAGTLAFLGIMVWVVTAMHIYGKVPLLPSYGVLLLFALYLGLYVAFYGWGVARVAQGHPGLMWLAAPSLWVLLELVRTYFLTGIPWALLAYSQTTWLPIIQIADLTGVYGVSGLIVLGNVGLLTVLRLFSKRGRQLLGRSAWVAPVMAAFALVGAWTYGAQRLADPIAPIASEQAPVGDPRLVTIGLVQANIDQGQKWDERFRQETMDRYVRLTRAAGRDVDLIVWPEAATPFVYEMEGGYQKAVSGLIQQLDTPLLFGSPAVRRYPDGRPYLLNSAYLLSPVGNIVGRYDKQHLVPFGEYIPFHHSLLFFLDKLVEGIGDFEAGADPTVLAVPQRIPRPSEVPGRPVPMEKGAFGVVICYEVIFPELVRQFAQQGADFMVTITNDAWFGHSAAPYQHFDMVVFRAVENRRAFARAANTGVSGFIDPYGRVLQASPIFTEQTLTGSLPLVRAKTFYTEHGDLFAYACVIIAGLCLLMSRPQSPAARRGW from the coding sequence ATGACCGAACGTCTCGCGCTTCAGGTCCTGCTTGCCGGCGCGAGCGGACTCCTTCTCCCCTTCTGTTTCCCTGACCAGCATCTGTTTCAGCTCGCGTGGGTCGCGCTGATTCCCCTCCACCTGGCCGTGGAGCGGGCCAAGCCCAAGCGCGCGTTTTTCGTGTCCTGGTTTGCCGGCACCTTGGCCTTTCTCGGCATCATGGTGTGGGTGGTTACCGCCATGCATATCTACGGCAAGGTGCCGCTCCTGCCCAGCTATGGGGTGTTGCTCCTGTTCGCCCTCTACCTCGGCCTCTATGTCGCCTTCTACGGATGGGGCGTCGCCCGCGTCGCCCAAGGCCATCCTGGCCTGATGTGGCTGGCGGCGCCGTCGCTGTGGGTCCTGCTGGAGCTGGTACGTACCTATTTTCTCACCGGCATCCCCTGGGCGCTCCTGGCCTATTCGCAAACGACCTGGCTGCCGATCATTCAAATTGCCGACCTCACCGGAGTCTACGGAGTATCGGGGCTCATCGTGCTCGGCAACGTCGGCCTGTTGACCGTTCTGCGTCTCTTTTCCAAGCGAGGCCGCCAACTATTGGGACGGTCCGCCTGGGTCGCGCCGGTGATGGCGGCATTCGCCCTGGTCGGCGCATGGACCTATGGAGCGCAACGGCTTGCTGATCCCATCGCGCCGATCGCATCCGAGCAAGCACCGGTCGGCGATCCTCGCCTCGTCACGATCGGGCTTGTGCAGGCCAACATCGATCAAGGACAAAAATGGGACGAGCGCTTCCGCCAAGAAACGATGGATCGCTATGTGCGCCTGACCCGCGCGGCCGGCCGGGACGTGGACCTGATCGTCTGGCCGGAGGCCGCCACTCCGTTCGTCTATGAAATGGAAGGGGGCTATCAAAAAGCCGTGAGCGGCCTGATTCAGCAACTCGATACCCCGCTGCTCTTCGGGAGCCCGGCGGTGCGCCGCTATCCGGACGGACGCCCGTACCTCTTGAACAGCGCCTACCTGTTGTCGCCGGTCGGCAACATCGTCGGGCGCTACGACAAGCAACATCTCGTGCCGTTCGGCGAATACATTCCCTTTCACCATTCGCTGCTCTTTTTCCTCGACAAGTTGGTGGAAGGCATCGGGGATTTCGAGGCGGGCGCCGACCCGACGGTGCTCGCCGTGCCTCAGCGGATCCCGCGCCCCAGCGAGGTACCGGGCCGTCCGGTTCCGATGGAGAAGGGCGCCTTCGGCGTCGTGATCTGTTACGAGGTCATCTTTCCCGAATTGGTCCGGCAATTCGCCCAGCAAGGAGCGGATTTCATGGTGACCATCACCAACGACGCCTGGTTCGGCCATTCGGCCGCGCCCTACCAGCACTTCGACATGGTCGTGTTCCGGGCGGTGGAGAACCGGCGCGCCTTTGCCCGCGCCGCCAACACGGGCGTGTCGGGCTTCATCGATCCCTACGGGCGGGTGCTCCAGGCCAGT